A region of the Stieleria neptunia genome:
TAGCGGACGGCGAGTTCACCTTCGGTCAAGCGTCCGTCTTTGTTGCGGTCAAAATCCATCGGGTTGCCGGAGAACCGACTGGACAGCTCGTCCTTTTTCAACACGCCGTCGCGGTTGCGGTCGTAACGTCGGATCGCTTCCAGGGCTTGCTTGCGATCTTCATCGGTCACGATCACATCCATCATTTCCGCCGCCGGGCCGAATCCGGCCAGAATGGGCGGAGGTGCGTCGGTGCCAAACCCAGGCACCAGTAATTCGGGCGTCAATGAATCGTCATCGGACGAACCGCGGTTGCGGGACGAGTCATTGCCGCGTTGTTCCTGCATCTTCTTGAACGACTCGCTGACCCGTTTGATCGAAATCGGCTGGCCGGGTTTGATGCTGGGGTCGGACGACTGCATGCGTTGGATCAAAAACTGAGCCGGCCCCTGTTGCTCGTCGGGGTCGATGGTCCCATTTCCGTTGCGATCGAGCCGGCTGAGAAAGCTGCTGGGGTCAAACCCGCCGCCCGGGCCGCCACGTGAGCCTCCGCCGCGTGCACCACGATCACCGCCACCGCCACCAAAAGGACTGCCGCCGCCGGGACCGCCGCCGCCGCCACGAAAGCCTCCGCCGCCAGGGCCCCCACCGCCGCCAGGGCCTCCGCCGCCGCCACGAAAGCCACCGCCGCCAGGGCCTCCGCCCCCTCGGAAGCCCCCTCCGCCGTCTCCCCCGCGATCTCCGCCGCCACGCTGAGCCAGCGCGGACATCGGTTCGCCGAGAACGAAAACACAAAAGACCGCGAAAATCGTTGTTTTTAGAGTGTTCATATCGATGGAACCTCGGGCGGGGGCAAAGGTTCCGTCAGTGTAGCCAATCCGGGCCGATTCGCCTAAGAATGGGCGGAAAATCTGTTTTTGTTAGCGGTAGGGCGCCAGCCCTCCGGTCTTTCACGGTGTTTTTGAAGCGCGACCGGACGGCTCGCGCCGTTCCGCTAACACGCTGGAAGTTGATTGTTAGCGGCAGGGCGCCAGCCCTCCGGTTGAATCGCTACGGAGTAAACCGCAGCAGGGCGTAGTTCTTGCGGCCCTTGCGGAGCACCATCACGGTCTCGCTGGCCAAATCGGATTCGCCCAGGCGACGGTCCATGTCGGTCACCCGTTGATTGTTGATGTACGCCCCGCCCTCCTTGATCGTCCGGCGGGCTTCGCCGCCGCTCTTGGCCAGACCGGCTTGCTGCAGCGCCTCGACGACCCACAACCCGTCCCCGGCGAGCACGTCGCGGGCGAGTTCTTGGCTGGGGACATCGGCAAAGATTTCGTTGAGCATGGCATCGTCCATCGCTTCGATCTCGCCGCCGAACAGCGTCTTGCTGGCCTTCAGCGCCGCGTTCAAGCCTTCTTCGCCGTGCACGAACTGCGTCATCCACTGGGCCAAGCGTTTCTGGGCCGTGTTGCGTCCCGGGTCCGACGCGGTCACTTCGGCCAGCGAGTCGTATTCTTCCCGATCGATTTCCGTCAGGTAGGCGATGCATCGCATGACATCCTCGTCGCCGACGTTCAACCAGTATTGGTAGAACGCGTAGGGGCTGGTCCGCTGGCGATCCAGCCAGACCGCTCCGCTTTCGGTTTTCCCCATCTTGCGGCCGTCGCTGGTCGTCAGCAACGGGGCGGTCATGCCGAAGACCTGTTTGCCCAGCATGCGGCGGGCCAGGTCGATGCCCGCGGTCACGTTGCCCCACTGGTCGCTGCCGCCGGCTTGGATCAGGCAGCCGTGTTCGCGACACAGGTGCACAAAATCGTAGGCTTGCAGCAGCATGTAACTGAACTCGGTGTAGCTCAGTCCGGCTTCGCTGCCCAATCGGGCCCGGACGGACTCTTTGCCCATCATCACGCCGACGGGGAAATTCTTTCCGACGTCGCGGAGGAATTCCAGGTAGCTGTAGCCCTTCATCCAGTCGAAATTGTTCAACAGGATCGCCGCGTTGTCGCCTTCGAAGGAAAGGAACCGTCGCATCTGCGTTTCGATGCCGGCGATGTTGCGTTGCAGTTGTTCGGTCGACAGCAGGTTACGTTCTTCGCTTTTGCCGGTCGGGTCACCGATCATGCCGGTCGCGCCGCCGACCAGGGCGATCGGTCGGTGGCCGGCCTGTTGAAACCGCCGCAGCAACATCAACTGCATCATCGAACCGACATGCAGCGAAGTGGCGGTGGGGTCAAAGCCGATGTAGACCGTTTGGGGCTGCGAATCGAGCAGCTTTTGCAATCCCTGTTCGTCGGTGACTTGGTGGATCAAGCCGCGCCAACGCAGCTCTTGGATCAGGTCGTTCTCAGGCATGGTTGGATTCGTGTTGAGTTTTCAGGATCGCCTCGGCGACGATCAAGTCGTTGGGGTGGGTGATTTTGAGGTTGTCGGGCGATCCCGGGACCAACGCCACATGGACACCGATGCGGCCGACAAGTTCGGCATCGTCGGTCGCCGGTCGGCCGCGGTGTTTGGCGTAGGCGCGTTGCAGCACATCGAGCGCAAATACCTGGGGCGTCTGGGCCAGCCAAAGCGTACTGCGATCGATCGTCCGACACGACGCCCCCGCGTCCAGCGATTGCTTGACCGTCGCGGTGACCGGTGTGGCCAGGATCGCCGCTCCGGTGTGGTCCGCTTTGGCAAACACGGCGTCCAGATCGGCGCTGCGCACCAACGGCCGCGCCGCATCGTGAATGGCGATCAGTTGGACCGCCGCATCGCCGGCGACCCGATCGACACCGGCGCGGACACTGTCGGTTCGCTCGGCACCGCCGCACGCCAGTTCGATGCCCAGCGCGTCGACTTGCGAGGCAAACTCGCCTTCGAATCGCGGCCGGTCCTGATCCGAAATCGGCATCACGATCCGCGCGACCCGCCGATGGGCCCGCAACCGCTCCGCGGCGACCAGCCAAATGGGTCGGCCGGCCAGCAGCGCGAACAGCTTGTTTTCGTCCTGTCCGAATCGACGACCACTGCCCGCGGCCGGCAGGATCACCGCGACGTTTTTTGGAGAGGAGGACATACAAGCCTGCGTCACGCAAGAGGAATTGGCGAGTGCCTTGTCGGCGTTCAATTTTCGAGCCTGCGTTTGTCGAGCGGAAAACGGTATTCAGCCACCGTTGGTGTTTAGCCTTTAGGCGATTCCCTTTCGCTGCGACGCAGCGAAAGGGGCGGCTAAAACCTGCACACCAACGCCCGCGTCATTCGGGTCAGGTACCCTTCTTCGTGGCACCTACTTCCGCGCCGCTTCGTGTCGCAGTGGCACCCAGGCCGCGTTCTCTTGGCTGCTGGCGACGCACTGCTGGATGAAGAACATGCCTTCGACGCCGTCATAGCAATTGGTGTACACCGAATCGCGTCGCTCGAAGGTCTCCCCGCAGGCGCGTTTGGCCATGTCATCAAAGGCGGCATTGTAAACGTTGGCGAACGCTTCGAAAAACGCCTCGGGATGCCCGGCCGGGATCCGGCATGCGGCTCGGCCCATGGCGTTGATGTGCGCCGCTTTGGGATCACGGGTGTAGATTTGGTGCGGCTTGCCGTTGTGCCGCACGATCATCTCGTTGGGGTTTTCTTGTCTCCATTTCAAGGATCCCTTGGTGCCGTCGATTTCGATTTCAAAATCGTTTTCGCGGCCATGGGTGATTTGCGAGGCGGTGACCGAACCGAGCGCCCCGTTTTCGTAAGTGATGATCGCCGTTCCGTAGTCATCCAGGCGTCGACCGTCGACAAAGGTTTTGAGGTGACAGCTGACCTGGTCGGGCAACAAGCCGGTCATGAAGCGACCGAGGTTGTAGGCGTGGGTGGCGATGTCACCGAAGGCACCGGCGGCGCCGCTCTTGCTGGGGTCGGTCCGCCAAGCCGCTTGCTTGCTCTCCTGGTGCTCCATCGCTTCGACAAGCCAGCCCTGGATGTACTGGGACCGGATCGCGTTGATTTCACCGAGTTCACCGCTGAGAATCATCTCGCGGGCCTGGCGGATCATCGGGTAGCCGGTGTAGTTGTGCGAAAGCGCGAACACGACGTCGCTGGATTGGACGGTTTCGAGAAGCTGTTCGGCTTGGGCAAGATCGTAGGTCATCGGCTTGTCACAGACGACGTTGAATCCCGCTTTGACGGCCGCCTCGGCGACTTCGAAATGAACGTGATTGGGGGTGGCGATGCTGACGAAATCGATTCGCTCGTCGGCGGGCAATTTCAATTCCGCTTCCAGCATTTCCTGATAGCTGGTGTAGGCCCGAGTGTCCTCGATCCCGTAATCCGGTGCCGATGCTTTGGCCCGTTCGGGGTTGCTCGAAAGTGCCCCGGCGGTCAAAACCGCGCGATTGTCCAGGCAGGCGGCAATCGAATGGACTCGACCGATGAACGAGCCTTGTCCGCCACCGACCAGTGCCATGCGGAGTTTTCGATTCAGGGGTTCGTTCATGCCCATAGTTGATTGATTGACCTCGATGATGCGAAGGGAGACAATTTGAACAGGTTGTTGATTTCTCGCGTGGCCCGCAATCGTAAAGACCCGCCGGCTACCCTACAATTCCCCGTCCAGGCGTCGTGCCGGTTCGTTGTCCGGCGGCGGCGCTGTTGCTGTTTGATTAAACTGAACGTCCCGCGTCTGTCGCCAAATCCTCGCCGCACGGAGCAGAATTCCATGGTTGACCAACCCCAACAAGCTGATCCTCGATCGTTCGTTCGTCGTCGGGCGGTCCCCCTGCTGGCGGCCGCGACGTTGGCGTCCGTTTTCGTGGCGGCGTATTTCGCCGGCCAGACGCACGCGTTGCGACAGGCAAATTTAAACGCGTCCACCGCGGGTTCTCCCAGCGACCTGAGTTCTCCCAGCAGTCCGACGCTTCCCCCGGGATGGAAATTGCCGACCCTGGAGGCGACCGCATCGGCGTCCAGCGAAAAATTTTCGATGGCCACCGGATTCGTCAGTGACCGGGCCGAGGGCTTGTTCGTCCTGGACCACAACTCCGGCTTGCTGCAATGCTCGGTCATGTATCCCCGTCTCGGTCAATTCCTGGGCCTGTTCGTCGTCAACGTCCACGACGCCCTGGGAACGGGAAAAGGCGCCGAGTACATGATGATGACCGGAATGGTCGATATGCCCAGCAGCAACAACAATCCGTTAGCCTCCTCGGTGGTCTATGTCCTGAACACGACCACCGGGATCTACGCTTGTTATTACATCCCCTTCAATCGCACGATGATGAACGCCAACAAACCGCAACAAGGCAACTTGGTCTTGCTGGCAACCGGCAGTGCGGACCCGGTCGTGGACCGCGACGCGATTCGCTAGACGTTCCCTGGCTCGATACCCCAAAAGGACTTTCATTGGCTCACGGATTGAACCCGGCGCAAGCAGACGCCGTCGAGACACTTTCGGGTCCCCTGCTGGTCTTGGCCGGCGCCGGGACCGGAAAAACGCGGGTGGTGACGTTTCGCATCGCCAACCTGATCCGCCACGGAACGGCACCCGACCGGATCCTGGCGGTCACGTTTACCAACAAAGCCGCCGGCGAAATGAAGGAACGCGTCGGCGAGCTGCTGGGCTATGCCGGCAAACGAAAAAAGCGGGGCGAAAAACGCCCCGAACCGACCATCAGCACGTTCCACGCCCACTGCGTCCGCGTGCTTCGGCGACACGCCACGGCACTCGGTTATCCGGCCAAGTTTTCGATCTACGATCGCAGCGACCAGGAATCGCTGGCGCGCGAAATCCTCAGGCAACTGCGGCTTCCCGGTACGGCGCTCAAACCCGGCGACTTGCTGGGGATCATCAGCAACTGGAAAAACGATTCCGTCCACCCCGACCAAGCGCCCCTGGTTGCCGCGACCGACAAAGAGCACCTCGCCGCGGCAGGCTACCGCCGCTACCAGGAAGGCCTCAAGACGCGCGGCGCGATGGACTTTGATGACCTGTTGTTGCAGACCGAAGTCCTGTTCGACGAACATCCCGAGATCCGTGACGCCGAGGCGTCTAGGTTTGATCACGTGCTGGTCGACGAATACCAAGACACCAACGGCAGCCAGTACCGGATCACCAAACACCTGGCCGGCAAACACCGCAACCTGTGCGTCGTCGGTGACGATGACCAGTCCATCTATGCCTGGCGTGGGGCCGATGTGACCCACATTTTGAATTTCAAGAATGACTGGCCCGATGCGAAGATCGTTTGCCTGGAAGCGAACTATCGAAGTTGCGGTTCGATCCTGGAAATGGCTAACCGGCTGATCAAGTTCAACGCCACGCGTCACGACAAGGTCTTGCGTCCCTCGCGTCCCGACGGCATGCGGCCGCGGATCGCACAGCACAAGGACGAAACGAAAGAATCGCAATCGGTCGTCGGCGAAATCAAACACCTGATCGAAAACCAACACATCCAGCCACGCGACATCGCGATCCTGTTCCGCACCAACGAACAGCCCCGTCTGTTCGAAACCGAGCTGCGCAAGGCCGATGTCCCCTACGTGATGCTGGGAAGTCAGTCGTTTTTTGATCGACGCGAAGTCCGCGACATGGTGGCGTACCTGAAATGGATCGACCAACCCGACGACGAAGTCTCGTTGCTTCGCATCATCAACACCCCGTCGCGTGGGATGAGCCCCAAGAGCGTCAAGACGTTGATGGAACACGCCGTGGCCGACGGCGTTTCGATCTGGCAGGTGATGCAGCGGCGAGAGATCGTCGCGGACCTGTCCCCGGCCGCCCAACGCGGGGTCGCCGACCTGCAATCGGTCCATGCCGACGTCACCGCGCGGACCAAGAGCGATTCGTTGACGGCAGCCATGGAAACGCTGCTGACGCGGACGGCCTATGCCGATGAGATCAACCGACTGTATGACGAACCGGAAGACCGTCAAAATCGGATGGCATCACTCGGCGAAGTGGCCAACGCGATCGGAGCGTTTGAAGACAATCGCGAGGACGCCGACCTGACCGGTTTCCTGGCCGACATCGCGCTGTCGGGCCGTGAGATGGGAAATGAAAAAGACAAGCTGGCGATGCAAAACGCCGTTTGGTTGCTCACCCTGCACGCGGCCAAGGGGCTGGAGTTCCCGGTCGTCTACATGGTCGGCATGGAAGAAGGCTTGTTGCCACACTCGCGGAGCGTCAAATCGGGACGCGAAGAAGACATCGCCGAAGAGCGACGGTTGTGCTACGTCGGCATCACGCGTGCCCAAGAACAACTGACACTGTCGATGGCGCTGACGCGGCGAAAATGGGGTAAGCCACGCCCAACGATCCCCAGCCAATTTCTCTACGAAGTCACCGGCCAAGCGACCAACCCCCACCAGTTCCGCAAGCAGCGTAAAATGGCTGGTCGCTGATCACCGGTAGCCTCCGTGGAGGCCCGCATCGATGCCCCGATCGATCTGTCAGACGCGGCAAAAATTCAGATTCCGCGTTTGTCATAGACTGATGTCCCCGAATCGTAACTCAATGAACCATGGCTAGTCCTAGAACAAGGCAGCGCAGGTTGGTCGCGTTCGCGACGATTGTCGTTGGGGTCGTCGCAACGGTTTCACTTCGCTTATTCATCTCCCCGGCGTTTGACGAACTGCGTCACACCCAGCCGACTGAAACGCTGGCGGAGATGAGGACCGATCACGAAACGCGATTGGTGCGCCGTGAACCGGTTTCCGGACATCGCCAGATCTCCAGCCTTGCGGCCGGGCGATGGTTCGAGTTCCCGTCTGACGCAAGATTGCTATACGGATACTACAACGAACCGTCGGGAAACGGTCCCCACCCCACGATCGTGTTTGCTCATGGAGGATTCCTGCTCGGGAGCGAGGATATCGAGGTTGCCAATCAACTGGTCGAGCACGGTTATGCCGTTTTCGCACCGACTTGGCGTGGGGAAAACGGGAACGCCGGAGCGCATGAGATGTGCTACGGTGAAGTCGACGACATGATTGCGGCAATCGACTTCGTCGAGCGTCTGCCCAGCGTTGATGAAGATCAGATTTTTCTTCTCGGTCACAGCATTGGAGGTTTGCTGGCGGTTCTGACCGCCGAGGTGTCCCCGAAACCGAGAGGCGCAATGGCCTGCGGCGCCGTGATGTCTCTCGAGGTTTTCGCCCGACACGATCCGACGATCCAAGAAAAGTATCCCTACGACACATCCGACAACAGGGAAAATGTCGTACGCTCGCCGCTGAGTTTTGTGAAGGACCTAAAGTGCCCGCTCCTATTGGCATACGGAAGCCAGGAATCAGCGCTCATCCAATTGTCCGAGCGCATGAGATCGAGCGCCGAGCGCGAAAACAAACGCGTTGAGTCGATCGAAATCCCCAATGCCGATCACTTTACCGCGTTTGAACCGTCGATTCCGAGAGCGCTCTCGTTCTTTGACAGTCTTCAATCCCAGCCACGCCAAACACAACGCCCCAGTGTTGCAAAAGCGCCGACCAATCTTGCCGGCCAACAAATCGACAGATTGATCGATACGACTCCTGGACCTCCTCTCGCCGGTGACTCATTACCAAGGCAAATTCCAGTCGTTCAGGGTTGGAACTCACTTGCCGATCCGGGCCCCGCGATCGCCGATTGGCGATGGATCGTCTCTCGGCTGATCGAACGCGACGAATTCAGAAACGTTCGAGTGCTACCAGACAATCCGTATTGGGCAGTCGCTGGTGAATTTGGAACCCCGGGATTCGCCATTCTCAGCGTCGATGGGAAAAAGCAATATCGATACAAAAATGCTTTTCCGAGACCCATTACTCCGTCTGTTGAATGCGAATCGCAGTTTGCTTCGCTTTCCAAGGATGGACGCTTGTTCGCAGTTCGCAATCGTGCCGCGTTACATCCCACCGAGCCGAACGTGTACTGGGTCTCCGTGCATCGAACCGATGGCGGTAGCTTGGTCAAGACGATGATGGACCACGACAATTGCC
Encoded here:
- a CDS encoding Gfo/Idh/MocA family protein, which codes for MNEPLNRKLRMALVGGGQGSFIGRVHSIAACLDNRAVLTAGALSSNPERAKASAPDYGIEDTRAYTSYQEMLEAELKLPADERIDFVSIATPNHVHFEVAEAAVKAGFNVVCDKPMTYDLAQAEQLLETVQSSDVVFALSHNYTGYPMIRQAREMILSGELGEINAIRSQYIQGWLVEAMEHQESKQAAWRTDPSKSGAAGAFGDIATHAYNLGRFMTGLLPDQVSCHLKTFVDGRRLDDYGTAIITYENGALGSVTASQITHGRENDFEIEIDGTKGSLKWRQENPNEMIVRHNGKPHQIYTRDPKAAHINAMGRAACRIPAGHPEAFFEAFANVYNAAFDDMAKRACGETFERRDSVYTNCYDGVEGMFFIQQCVASSQENAAWVPLRHEAARK
- the ispD gene encoding 2-C-methyl-D-erythritol 4-phosphate cytidylyltransferase, encoding MSSSPKNVAVILPAAGSGRRFGQDENKLFALLAGRPIWLVAAERLRAHRRVARIVMPISDQDRPRFEGEFASQVDALGIELACGGAERTDSVRAGVDRVAGDAAVQLIAIHDAARPLVRSADLDAVFAKADHTGAAILATPVTATVKQSLDAGASCRTIDRSTLWLAQTPQVFALDVLQRAYAKHRGRPATDDAELVGRIGVHVALVPGSPDNLKITHPNDLIVAEAILKTQHESNHA
- a CDS encoding ATP-dependent helicase, with protein sequence MAHGLNPAQADAVETLSGPLLVLAGAGTGKTRVVTFRIANLIRHGTAPDRILAVTFTNKAAGEMKERVGELLGYAGKRKKRGEKRPEPTISTFHAHCVRVLRRHATALGYPAKFSIYDRSDQESLAREILRQLRLPGTALKPGDLLGIISNWKNDSVHPDQAPLVAATDKEHLAAAGYRRYQEGLKTRGAMDFDDLLLQTEVLFDEHPEIRDAEASRFDHVLVDEYQDTNGSQYRITKHLAGKHRNLCVVGDDDQSIYAWRGADVTHILNFKNDWPDAKIVCLEANYRSCGSILEMANRLIKFNATRHDKVLRPSRPDGMRPRIAQHKDETKESQSVVGEIKHLIENQHIQPRDIAILFRTNEQPRLFETELRKADVPYVMLGSQSFFDRREVRDMVAYLKWIDQPDDEVSLLRIINTPSRGMSPKSVKTLMEHAVADGVSIWQVMQRREIVADLSPAAQRGVADLQSVHADVTARTKSDSLTAAMETLLTRTAYADEINRLYDEPEDRQNRMASLGEVANAIGAFEDNREDADLTGFLADIALSGREMGNEKDKLAMQNAVWLLTLHAAKGLEFPVVYMVGMEEGLLPHSRSVKSGREEDIAEERRLCYVGITRAQEQLTLSMALTRRKWGKPRPTIPSQFLYEVTGQATNPHQFRKQRKMAGR
- the tyrS gene encoding tyrosine--tRNA ligase yields the protein MPENDLIQELRWRGLIHQVTDEQGLQKLLDSQPQTVYIGFDPTATSLHVGSMMQLMLLRRFQQAGHRPIALVGGATGMIGDPTGKSEERNLLSTEQLQRNIAGIETQMRRFLSFEGDNAAILLNNFDWMKGYSYLEFLRDVGKNFPVGVMMGKESVRARLGSEAGLSYTEFSYMLLQAYDFVHLCREHGCLIQAGGSDQWGNVTAGIDLARRMLGKQVFGMTAPLLTTSDGRKMGKTESGAVWLDRQRTSPYAFYQYWLNVGDEDVMRCIAYLTEIDREEYDSLAEVTASDPGRNTAQKRLAQWMTQFVHGEEGLNAALKASKTLFGGEIEAMDDAMLNEIFADVPSQELARDVLAGDGLWVVEALQQAGLAKSGGEARRTIKEGGAYINNQRVTDMDRRLGESDLASETVMVLRKGRKNYALLRFTP
- a CDS encoding EF-hand domain-containing protein, with the translated sequence MNTLKTTIFAVFCVFVLGEPMSALAQRGGGDRGGDGGGGFRGGGGPGGGGFRGGGGGPGGGGGPGGGGFRGGGGGPGGGSPFGGGGGDRGARGGGSRGGPGGGFDPSSFLSRLDRNGNGTIDPDEQQGPAQFLIQRMQSSDPSIKPGQPISIKRVSESFKKMQEQRGNDSSRNRGSSDDDSLTPELLVPGFGTDAPPPILAGFGPAAEMMDVIVTDEDRKQALEAIRRYDRNRDGVLKKDELSSRFSGNPMDFDRNKDGRLTEGELAVRYARRRQSSEQARDDDRNRRRESDRSGDVEPPDVYGGRKSYRVSGEKRQPEGLPGFFTDKDANQDGQVEMAEFASKWDDNAVNEFFQSDLNRDGVITAEEAIQAVERGASAPTATTMASTSSAPESASASSGPVGTPDEKMVSYAERIIGRYDANGDKKLVASEWKKMLMSPADADADRDGTITVNEYAWWMQSRSKR